In Rhodobacter sp. 24-YEA-8, the following are encoded in one genomic region:
- a CDS encoding D-glycerate dehydrogenase: MPSPRLTVVVTRRLPEPVETRMKELFDVRLRDPDVKMTRDELLAALQSCDVLVPTITDQIDAGLIGQAGDRLKLIANYGAGVDHIDVATARSRGILVSNTPGVVTEDTADMVMALIMAVTRRIPEGIASMASGKWEGWTPMAFLGSRLAGKRLGILGMGRIGQAVARRARAFGCQVHYHNRRRVRPEVEAELEATWWESLDQMLARMDIVSINCPHTPSTFHLLNARRLKLMKPTAVVVNASRGEVIDENALTRALRAGEIAGAGLDVYERGNEINPRLREEPNVVLLPHMGSATIEGRIEMGEKVLINIKTFADGHRPPDQVVPGMM, from the coding sequence ATGCCATCGCCACGCCTGACTGTTGTTGTGACGCGACGCTTGCCCGAGCCGGTCGAGACCCGGATGAAGGAGTTGTTCGACGTCCGGCTGCGTGATCCGGATGTGAAAATGACCCGCGATGAGCTGCTGGCGGCACTGCAAAGCTGCGATGTTCTGGTGCCGACGATTACCGACCAGATAGATGCAGGGCTGATCGGCCAGGCCGGGGACCGGCTGAAACTGATCGCGAATTATGGCGCAGGGGTTGACCATATTGACGTGGCCACGGCGCGCTCGCGCGGGATCCTGGTGTCGAACACGCCTGGTGTGGTGACCGAGGACACTGCCGATATGGTCATGGCGCTGATCATGGCGGTGACGCGGCGCATCCCGGAAGGCATCGCCTCGATGGCCAGTGGCAAATGGGAAGGCTGGACGCCCATGGCCTTTCTCGGCTCGCGGCTTGCAGGCAAACGGCTGGGGATTTTGGGCATGGGGCGGATCGGCCAGGCGGTGGCGCGGCGTGCCCGCGCCTTTGGCTGCCAGGTCCATTACCACAACCGCCGCCGCGTGCGCCCCGAGGTCGAGGCCGAGCTGGAGGCGACCTGGTGGGAAAGCCTCGACCAGATGCTCGCCCGGATGGATATTGTCTCGATCAACTGCCCGCATACGCCCTCGACCTTTCACCTCCTGAATGCGCGGCGCCTCAAGCTGATGAAGCCCACAGCGGTGGTGGTGAATGCCTCGCGTGGCGAGGTGATCGACGAGAATGCGCTGACACGCGCGCTGCGCGCGGGCGAGATCGCGGGCGCGGGCCTTGACGTCTATGAGCGCGGCAATGAGATCAACCCGCGCCTGCGCGAAGAGCCGAATGTGGTTCTGTTGCCGCATATGGGATCGGCGACCATCGAGGGGCGGATCGAGATGGGCGAGAAGGTTCTGATCAATATCAAGACCTTCGCTGATGGCCACCGCCCGCCGGATCAGGTTGTCCCGGGGATGATGTAA